A region from the Salvia splendens isolate huo1 chromosome 15, SspV2, whole genome shotgun sequence genome encodes:
- the LOC121767195 gene encoding fructose-bisphosphate aldolase 1, chloroplastic-like yields MASASLLKSSPVLDKSEFVKGQTLLRQHSVSVRCHPSALSVCASYADELVKTAKTVASPGRGILAMDESNATCGKRLASIGLENTEANRQAYRTLLVTAPGLGQYISGAILFEETLYQSTVEGKKIVDILVEQNIVPGIKVDKGLVPLAGSNNESWCQGLDGLASRSAAYYEQGARFAKWRTVVSIPNGPSALAVKEAAWGLARYAAISQDNGLVPIVEPEILLDGEHSIERTFEVAQQVWAEVFFYLAENNVLFEGILLKPSMVTPGAESKDKAKPEKVADLTLTLLKRRIPPSVPGIMFLSGGQSEVEATLNLNAMNQAPNPWHVSFSYARALQNTCLKTWGGRPENVKAAQDALLLRAKSNSLAQLGKYTGEGESEEAKKELFVKGYSY; encoded by the exons ATGGCTTCTGCTTCCCTCCTCAAGTCATCTCCGGTTCTCGACAAATCGGAGTTTGTGAAGGGGCAGACTCTCCTCCGCCAGCACTCCGTCTCCGTCCGCTGCCACCCCTCCGCCCTCTCCGTCTGCGCCTCCTACGCCGATGAGCTTGTTAAAACTgca AAAACTGTTGCCTCTCCGGGGCGTGGAATCCTAGCGATGGACGAGTCGAACGCTACCTGCGGGAAGCGTCTGGCTTCGATTGGCCTGGAAAACACCGAGGCCAACCGCCAAGCCTACCGAACGCTGCTTGTCACAGCTCCGGGGCTTGGACAGTACATCTCCGGTGCTATCTTGTTCGAGGAGACTTTGTACCAATCCACCGTTGAAGGGAAAAAGATCGTCGACATCCTAGTCGAGCAGAACATCGTGCCCGGGATCAAAGTCGACAAG GGTCTTGTTCCCCTTGCGGGCTCGAACAACGAGTCATGGTGCCAGGGATTGGACGGTCTAGCCTCCCGCTCAGCGGCTTACTACGAGCAGGGAGCCAGATTTGCCAAATG GAGGACCGTTGTGAGCATTCCTAACGGCCCTTCTGCACTGGCAGTGAAGGAGGCCGCGTGGGGCCTTGCTAGATATGCTGCTATCTCGCAG GACAACGGTTTGGTCCCAATTGTGGAGCCAGAGATCTTGCTTGATGGTGAACATTCAATTGAAAGAACATTCGAGGTTGCTCAACAAGTGTGGGCTGAGGTTTTCTTCTACTTAGCCGAAAACAATGTCTTATTCGAGGGAATCCTGTTGAAACCTAGCATGGTCACCCCCGGAGCTGAAAGCAAAGACAAGGCCAAACCGGAGAAGGTTGCAGACCTCACTCTCACGCTCCTCAAGAGGAGAATCCCTCCATCCGTCCCCGGAATCATG TTCTTGTCTGGAGGACAATCTGAGGTCGAGGCCACGCTCAACTTGAACGCAATGAACCAAGCCCCGAACCCATGGCACGTGTCCTTCTCTTATGCACGAGCCCTTCAGAACACATGCCTGAAGACATGGGGAGGAAGGCCCGAGAACGTGAAGGCAGCTCAAGACGCTCTCCTCCTCAGAGCAAAGTCGAACTCACTTGCCCAGCTTGGAAAGTACACCGGAGAGGGCGAGTCCGAGGAGGCCAAGAAGGAATTGTTCGTTAAAGGATACAGTTACTAA
- the LOC121768729 gene encoding probable serine protease EDA2, translating into MRFPAAAISLAISALIFAVASAQLHFRVRETSSSSSSYLTKEEHWMNQTIDHFSPYDRRQFPQRYYEYLDEFRSPDGPIFVKICGESVCSGISNDYLGVLAKKFGAAVVSLEHRYYGKSSPFDSFSTENLRYLSSKQALFDLAVFRQYYQESLNAKLNKSMDNPWFVFGISYAGAMSAWFRLKFPHLTCGSLASSGVVLAVYNFTKFDEQVGESAGPECKAVLQEITSLVEQRLESNQKELKKLFNASKLSKDGDFLYFLADAAVTAIQYGDPDELCNPLTEAKKAGDDLVEAYAKYVKEYYIDYFGVDVETYDQQQLKKDKISSSSSSARLWWFQVCTEVAYFQVAPANDSIRSSKIDTRYHLDLCKKVFGDDMPGPDVNATNLYYGGKDIAGSKIIFTNGSQDPWRHASKQTSSRDMPAYIIKCHNCGHGSDMRGCPQSRLVPKGDAKNCSSPDAVNKVRQNIITYIDQWLSECQFSGVSAM; encoded by the exons ATGAGGTTTCCGGCGGCGGCTATTTCACTTGCTATTTCAGCGTTGATTTTTGCGGTTGCCTCGGCGCAGTTGCATTTTCGGGTGCGGGAgaccagcagcagcagcagcagctatTTGACCAAGGAAGAGCACTGGATGAATCAAACTATTGATCACTTCTCCCCTTAC GACCGCAGACAATTTCCTCAACGTTATTATGAATATCTTGATGAGTTCCGATCTCCTGATGGTCCAATATTTGTTAAGATATGTGGAGAATCTGTGTGCAGTGGGATTAGTAATGATTATTTAGGG GTTTTAGCAAAGAAGTTTGGAGCGGCTGTGGTTTCCCTTGAGCATCGTTACTATGGAAAGAGTTCTCCTTTTGATTCATTCAGCACGGAGAATCTGAGGTATCTTTCGTCAAAACAAGCACTGTTTGATTTGGCTGTTTTCAGACAGTATTATCAG GAATCGTTAAATGCAAAGCTCAACAAATCAATGGACAATCCATGGTTTGTCTTTGGTATTTCATATGCTGGAGCAATGAGTGCGTGGTTCCGCTTGAAGTTCCCACATCTTACTTGCGGAAGTCTTGCTAGCTCAGGTGTTGTTCTTGCTGTCTACAACTTTACAAAATTTGATGAGCAG GTTGGTGAATCTGCTGGTCCAGAATGTAAAGCTGTCTTGCAGGAGATTACCAGTCTTGTTGAGCAGAGGCTTGAATCGAATCAGAAAGAGCTAAAGAAATTATTTAACGCGTCTAAG CTATCAAAAGACGGCGACTTCTTGTATTTTCTAGCAGACGCAGCAGTCACAGCG ATTCAATATGGAGATCCAGATGAACTATGCAACCCTCTTACTGAAGCAAAGAAAGCTGGAGATGATTTAGTA GAAGCATATGCCAAATATGTAAAGGAGTATTACATAGACTATTTTGGTGTCGATGTTGAGACTTATGACCAACAGCAGTTGAAGAAAGACAAAataagcagcagcagcagctctgCTCGATTGTGGTGGTTCCAAGTGTGCACAGAAGTTGCATATTTTCAAGTTGCACCTGCGAATGATAGTATCCGCTCGTCAAAAATTGACACTAG ATACCATTTGGATCTCTGTAAAAAGGTCTTTGGGGATGATATGCCTGGCCCGGATGTTAATGCAACAAATTTGTattatggaggcaaagatattGCTG GTTCAAAAATTATCTTCACCAATGGTTCACAGGACCCTTGGCGACATGCATCTAAACAGACATCTTCACGCGACA TGCCTGCATACATCATCAAGTGTCATAACTGTGGCCATGGCTCGGACATGCGTGGCTGTCCTCAGTCTCGTTTGGTTCCCAAGG GTGATGCAAAGAACTGCTCCTCCCCGGACGCGGTCAACAAAGTAAGGCAGAATATCATCACCTACATCGATCAGTGGCTATCTGAATGCCAGTTTTCAGGGGTAAGTGCCATGTAA